GTCAGGCGACGGAAGAGCGGTATGCCCAGATGGTCTTCGAGCGCCTTTATCTGTCGGCTAACCGCTCCGTGGGTGAGATGAAGCTCTTGGGCCGCAAGGGTCATGCTTAGCCGTCGGCCGGTCGCCTCGAAGGCTCGCAATGTCTGAAGCGGGGGAAGATGATCGGTCATGGGCTTATGCGTGATGCCACGTCACGCATCCTGTGAGAACAAATGGTTTGTCGCGCTGGTGTCGCGCAGCTTATGGATGGCACAGTCTCACGCACACGCCAAACAAAAGCTGTTAAAAATGTCCCACGCCTCCGATACAGTCGGCATGTCTGCACCGCTCGGCTCTGCGAGTTCGCTTTCAACGAAAAGCTTGGGGGCCATGCTTCTGCTGGCACTGATGTGGGGGCTGTCTATCCCAATCACCAAGCTGGGCCTCGGCAGTATTCCCCCAATGACGTTCACGGCGCTGCGGTTCATGGTCGCTGTGCCGCTCATGATGTTCCTGGCCAGGCGTGAACTCCGGGTCCCAAGAAAGGCAATCCCTGGAATTATCGGTCTGGGTGTCATGGGTATCACTTTGGGCAACGTCGCGCAGTCGTTCGGCGTGCAAGGCACGTCGGCCTCGCTTGCCACGATCCTCTCGGCGACAATCCCGTTGTTCATGGTCATCTTGGCAGCAATCCGCTTCCGTCAACCCGTGACACCGCTCCAGTGGGGCGGTCTTCTGGTTGCGTTCCTCGGTATTGCCCTTGTGGCCGTTGGAAGCGGACCCGGTGTCGATGACATGTCGAGGACGACGGTCACAGGCGTGATGTTCATGCTTCTCTCCGCCGTCGGTATCGCAATCTACTACATATGGAGCGCAGAACTGACGCAGGAATACGGCCTGATGCCTGTCGCCGCATGGAACATGCTCGTGGGACTCTTGACCGTCCTGCCGCTCGCTGGCTGGGAAATGACCCAACACACAGTCATTATCACCGCCGAAGCCCTTGCGGCCGTCGCTTACCTCGGCGTGATCGTTACCGTCGCCGGGCTGATCGTGTGGCTCTACCTCCTGAGGGTCGTCCCGGCCCGTGTTGCGGCGAGCGTTCAGTATTTGCAACCCGTGTTCGGGATCAGTACGAGCGCGTTTCTGTTCGGCGACACATTGGGGCTGATGTTCGCGTCAGGCGTAGGTCTTGTCCTCGCCGGGCTTGGATTGGCGGCCGCCGGAAAGAGAACTAGCTCCTAGCCAGTTTGAGGTTCGCCCTCTTTAATTCCCCCGCTCGGTTACTCCCCGAGCGATTTGGCCCGCCTTTGGCGGGTCTTTTTTGCGCCGCAGACGATGGCGTCCTTGTCCAGCCAAGGTCTCCATCAGGCATTGTGGGAAGGGTAATTCCACGGGAGCAAGTCGTCGACGCTGCGCTGCCTGTGGCCATTGACGATGGCGGTGAGTGTCTTGGTCAGGTAGGCCTGCGGATCGACGGCATTGAGTTTGCAGGTCTCAATGAGCGAGGCGATGGTTGCCCAGTTCTCCGCTCCGGCATCGAAGCCGGGTTCATAATGCCGGGTTTCTGGCATTCGAGTCCACGGTCACTTATCCCTTCCATCCACTGGTTGACCAAACCGTATTGGTAACCGGCAGCCATGAGCACGAAGGTGTTCATTATCTGCTGATTCGACAAGCCCATGGTGGCTCATTTCAAATCCCCGCATGGATGTTTGATCCTGCGGCAAGTTCGATCGAGATTGTAGCCGAGCCGCGCCTTTCGGCAGCCAAGCTTATTGAACTGCGCGCATTCATTGATTCTCACGTACCTTTTCGCTCGGTTCAAGAAGCCGAAGGGATAAGCCATGAGAAAGCAATTTCGCATGCAATTGGATCTGTTCGTGACAGCCCGGCCGGTAGACCTGAGCGACACCCAGCGCCGGGAAGCCTTAACACTCCTTCAATTACTGTTGACGGAAGCGGCGGCAAAGCTGGCCGGCAAGCGGTTCGCCGACGGCGGAAAGGAGGCGGGCAATGAGTAAGATTACCGCCGACCATCTTAGCCTTAGCGCCTTCGTCTACGTCCGGCAGTCGACAGCCTACCAGGTTGCCAATAACCTGGAAAGCCAACGACGGCAGTACGGCTTAGTCGAGCGTGCTCGACAGTTGGGTTGGGAGACCGTCGAGATCGTCGACGATGACCTTGGACGATCCGGAGGTGGCATCGCCCGCCCAGGATTCGAGAAGCTGTTGGCGGCGATATGTGAAGGTCGGGTGGGAGCAGTCGTATCGCTTGAGGCCTCACGTCTGGCGCGCAATGGCCGTGATTGGCATACGTTGCTGGAATTTTGTGGTCTGGTCGGCACTCTGATCGTTGACGAAGAGGCTATTTACGATCCGCGCTCGCCTAACGATCGTCTCCTTCTTGGCATGAAGGGTACGATGAGCGAGATGGAGTTATCCGTGTTTCGGCAACGATCCGTCGAGGCCATGCGCCAAAAAGCGCGGCGCGGCGAACTTCATCTGACTGTTGCCGTCGGATATGTGAAGACGGATGATGCCCGTGTCGAGAAAGATCCTGATCGGCGCGTTCAGGAGAGCATTCTGCTCGTCTTTCGTAAATTCGCCGAACTGCAGACCGTCCGCCAGGTGTTGCTCTGGTTCAGGCAAGAGAATGTCTTGGTTCCGTCTGTCAATC
Above is a window of Rhizobium sp. CCGE531 DNA encoding:
- a CDS encoding EamA family transporter, yielding MLLLALMWGLSIPITKLGLGSIPPMTFTALRFMVAVPLMMFLARRELRVPRKAIPGIIGLGVMGITLGNVAQSFGVQGTSASLATILSATIPLFMVILAAIRFRQPVTPLQWGGLLVAFLGIALVAVGSGPGVDDMSRTTVTGVMFMLLSAVGIAIYYIWSAELTQEYGLMPVAAWNMLVGLLTVLPLAGWEMTQHTVIITAEALAAVAYLGVIVTVAGLIVWLYLLRVVPARVAASVQYLQPVFGISTSAFLFGDTLGLMFASGVGLVLAGLGLAAAGKRTSS